The following proteins are co-located in the uncultured Propionivibrio sp. genome:
- a CDS encoding NADH-quinone oxidoreductase subunit A — MLENYFPVLVFVLIGLVFGIAPVITGMVVAPHRPDDEKLSPYECGFEAFEDARMKFDVRYYLIAILFILFDLEVAFLVPWATIFKEIVGTESVRWFGFIEMLVFLAILVVGYAYAWIKGALDWE, encoded by the coding sequence ATGCTGGAAAATTATTTCCCGGTACTCGTCTTTGTCCTGATTGGACTTGTTTTTGGTATAGCGCCGGTCATCACCGGGATGGTCGTGGCTCCACACCGGCCGGACGATGAAAAGCTGTCGCCCTACGAGTGCGGCTTCGAGGCGTTCGAGGACGCGCGCATGAAGTTCGATGTGCGCTATTACCTGATCGCGATCCTCTTCATCCTTTTCGATCTCGAAGTGGCGTTCCTGGTCCCGTGGGCGACGATTTTCAAGGAAATCGTCGGAACCGAATCGGTTCGTTGGTTCGGCTTCATCGAAATGCTGGTTTTCCTTGCCATCCTGGTTGTCGGTTACGCCTACGCCTGGATCAAGGGCGCGCTGGACTGGGAGTAA
- the tpiA gene encoding triose-phosphate isomerase, with amino-acid sequence MRQKLVAGNWKMNGGLSVNSQLLQEVVSGVAGLRDVAVAVCVPFPYLAQAQSALAGGAVAWGAQNLSDKASGAYTGEVSASMLNDFACRYVLVGHSERRAIYGESDALVAEKFAVALAAGLTPVLCVGETLAERESGKTAEVVAAQMAAVIDRAGVAAFSKAVVAYEPVWAIGTGRTATSEQAQEVHAAIRAQVARGDAAVAVNLQILYGGSVKPSNAAELFGMPDIDGGLIGGASLVAADFLAICRAAAK; translated from the coding sequence ATGCGTCAGAAGCTGGTTGCTGGTAACTGGAAGATGAACGGCGGGTTGAGCGTCAATTCGCAGCTTCTTCAAGAAGTGGTTTCCGGAGTTGCTGGGCTGCGTGATGTTGCCGTCGCTGTTTGCGTTCCGTTCCCGTATCTGGCGCAGGCGCAATCTGCCTTGGCTGGAGGTGCGGTGGCCTGGGGTGCGCAAAACCTCAGCGACAAAGCAAGCGGTGCCTACACCGGCGAAGTCAGCGCCTCGATGCTGAATGATTTTGCCTGCCGTTACGTGCTGGTCGGGCATTCCGAGCGTCGTGCGATTTACGGCGAGAGCGATGCGCTGGTGGCCGAGAAATTCGCGGTGGCACTGGCGGCGGGTCTGACGCCGGTGCTGTGCGTCGGCGAGACGCTGGCCGAGCGTGAGTCGGGCAAGACGGCCGAAGTGGTCGCGGCGCAGATGGCGGCAGTGATCGATCGTGCCGGCGTGGCGGCGTTTTCCAAGGCGGTCGTCGCCTACGAACCGGTCTGGGCGATCGGTACCGGTCGTACGGCAACGAGCGAGCAGGCGCAGGAAGTGCATGCCGCGATTCGGGCGCAGGTGGCGCGCGGCGATGCGGCCGTGGCGGTAAACCTGCAGATTTTGTATGGCGGCAGCGTCAAGCCGTCGAATGCGGCTGAGCTTTTCGGCATGCCGGATATCGATGGCGGCTTGATCGGCGGTGCCTCCTTGGTAGCGGCGGATTTTCTCGCCATTTGCCGCGCTGCGGCGAAGTAA
- the nuoF gene encoding NADH-quinone oxidoreductase subunit NuoF: MLMAGIDFDSDTSWRLEGYLARGGYAVLKELLKSDTGRDKYISVIKRSGLRGRGGAGFPTGLKWGFMPAFRGGQKYIVCNSDEGEPGTFKDRDILRFNPHAVIEGMLIGGYLMGATRGYNYIHGEIYEIYKRFEEALGEARAAGLLGDNIAGSNFCMEIQAHHGFGAYVCGEETALIESIEGKAGRPRYKPPYTASNGLYGAPTNVNNTESYASIPFILKMGAEAYLDMGTVNNGGTKIFSVSGHVNRPGNYEVPLGTPFPKLLELAGGMRGGRQLKACIPGGVSCPVVPGSRMMETTMDFDGISKAGSSFGSGAVIIMDETTCMVKALERIAYFFFEESCGQCTPCREGTHWMYQIIHRIEHGQGRMEDIEVLDSIASRISGNTICALGDAAAAPVESFIKQFRDEFVYHIEHKQCLVPLDVQRAGSGFFKATV, translated from the coding sequence ATGCTGATGGCCGGCATCGATTTCGACAGCGATACCTCGTGGCGGCTCGAAGGTTACCTGGCACGCGGCGGTTACGCCGTGCTCAAGGAACTTCTCAAGAGCGATACGGGGCGCGACAAATACATCAGTGTCATCAAGCGCTCAGGCCTGCGCGGGCGCGGCGGTGCCGGTTTTCCGACGGGGCTGAAGTGGGGCTTCATGCCGGCGTTCCGCGGCGGCCAGAAGTACATCGTCTGCAACTCCGACGAAGGCGAGCCGGGCACCTTCAAGGACCGCGACATCCTGCGCTTCAATCCGCACGCGGTCATCGAAGGCATGCTGATCGGCGGCTACCTGATGGGCGCGACGCGCGGCTACAACTACATCCACGGCGAAATCTACGAGATCTACAAGCGCTTTGAAGAAGCGCTCGGCGAAGCACGTGCTGCCGGCCTGCTCGGCGACAACATCGCCGGCTCGAATTTCTGCATGGAAATTCAGGCGCATCACGGTTTCGGCGCCTACGTTTGCGGCGAGGAAACGGCGCTGATCGAGTCGATCGAGGGCAAGGCCGGGCGTCCCCGCTACAAGCCGCCTTACACGGCCAGCAACGGTCTCTACGGTGCGCCGACGAACGTCAACAACACCGAGTCGTATGCGTCGATCCCGTTCATCCTCAAGATGGGCGCTGAGGCGTATCTGGACATGGGTACCGTCAACAACGGCGGCACCAAGATCTTCTCGGTGTCGGGCCATGTCAATCGGCCCGGCAACTACGAAGTGCCGCTCGGCACGCCGTTCCCGAAGCTGCTCGAACTGGCCGGCGGCATGCGCGGCGGACGTCAGCTCAAAGCCTGCATCCCCGGCGGCGTCTCCTGTCCGGTGGTCCCTGGCTCGCGCATGATGGAAACGACGATGGACTTCGACGGTATCAGCAAGGCCGGCTCGTCTTTCGGTTCCGGCGCCGTCATCATCATGGACGAGACGACCTGCATGGTGAAGGCGCTCGAACGGATCGCGTACTTCTTCTTCGAGGAATCCTGCGGCCAATGCACGCCGTGCCGTGAAGGGACGCACTGGATGTACCAGATCATCCACCGCATCGAGCACGGTCAGGGGCGGATGGAGGATATCGAAGTGCTCGACAGCATCGCTTCGCGCATCTCGGGCAACACGATCTGCGCGCTCGGCGACGCTGCGGCGGCGCCGGTCGAAAGCTTCATCAAGCAGTTCCGCGACGAATTCGTCTATCACATCGAACACAAGCAGTGCCTGGTTCCGCTGGATGTTCAGCGTGCCGGCAGCGGCTTCTTCAAAGCTACGGTTTAG
- the nuoE gene encoding NADH-quinone oxidoreductase subunit NuoE, with protein MLTQESLQKIDREITKYPPERKQSAAVAALAIAQDEKGWLSNETIEFVANYLGMTPMAAYEVASFYNMYNLKPVGKYKLTVCTNLPCMLSGGVDAAEYLKQKLGIGFDETTPDGKFTLKQGECMGACGDAPVMLVNARRMCGSMLPEEIDKLLAELE; from the coding sequence ATGCTGACTCAAGAATCCTTACAGAAAATCGATCGCGAGATCACCAAGTACCCGCCCGAGCGCAAGCAGTCGGCCGCCGTTGCTGCGCTGGCGATTGCCCAGGACGAAAAGGGCTGGTTGTCGAATGAAACGATCGAGTTCGTCGCCAATTATCTTGGCATGACGCCGATGGCGGCCTACGAGGTCGCCAGTTTCTACAACATGTACAACCTCAAGCCGGTCGGAAAGTACAAGCTGACGGTGTGTACGAACCTGCCGTGCATGCTCTCCGGCGGGGTCGATGCGGCCGAGTATCTCAAGCAGAAACTCGGCATCGGCTTCGACGAAACGACGCCGGACGGCAAGTTCACGCTCAAGCAGGGCGAGTGCATGGGTGCCTGCGGCGATGCGCCGGTGATGCTCGTGAACGCGCGGCGCATGTGCGGTTCGATGCTGCCGGAAGAAATCGACAAATTGCTGGCGGAGCTCGAATAA
- the nuoG gene encoding NADH-quinone oxidoreductase subunit NuoG, with translation MLELEIDGKKVQAPEGSMIIEAAALAGVHIPHFCYHKKLSLAANCRMCLVEVSKAKKAVPACATPILDGMKVFTHSETTLDAQKGVLEFLLINHPLDCPICDKGGECQLQDLAVGYGSSSSRFSEEKRVVFQKDVGPLISMQEMSRCIHCTRCIRFGEEIAGVMELGMANRNFHSEVQTFVGRSVDSELSGNVIDLCPVGALTSKPFRYTARNWELAQRKSVSPHDSLGTNLNVQVKSHRVMRVVPRENEAINECWISDRDRFSYEGLNSAERLQKPMVRVDGALREVEWNVALDYVAHGLKDIVRTHGAPSVAALAAPNATLEELFLLQKLTNGIGSGNVDFRPRRRDFSADAQRAGIPWLGMKLAEIGSLDAALVVGSFLRKDHPLFAQRLRQLARRRGKVSLLSVTKDDPLLRLFAQVTVAPAQLAAALAGVVKAAAQIKSQPVPAGLESVEPTEAARKIAQSFVDGKKSAIFLGNVAEQLDNAAQLQALATELGRLTGARVGFIGEAANSVGGYVAQALPSGLNAYEMFAQPRRAYVLFGLEPECDCHHPAQAIAALRQADLVVMLTPFKHVAALDYADVLLPTAPFTETSGTFISTEGRAQSFNGVCRPLGETRPGWKILRVLGNLLDLPGFDYASSEEVRDAVLPVGTSFVTGLDNALTGALALAVDGSFDGLQRIAEVPIYFSDALVRRATALQKTRDAALPAARMNGATAATLGLSAGASVRVRQGQGDAVLVLAVDETVPAGCVRVAAGHGTTAALGDMFGMINVERA, from the coding sequence ATGCTTGAACTTGAAATCGACGGCAAGAAGGTCCAGGCGCCCGAGGGGTCGATGATCATCGAGGCCGCCGCGCTTGCCGGGGTCCATATTCCGCATTTCTGCTACCACAAGAAGCTGTCGCTGGCGGCGAACTGCCGGATGTGCCTGGTCGAAGTGTCGAAGGCGAAGAAGGCCGTCCCGGCCTGCGCCACGCCGATCCTCGACGGCATGAAAGTCTTTACGCATTCGGAAACGACGCTGGACGCACAGAAAGGCGTGCTCGAATTCCTGCTGATCAACCATCCGCTCGATTGTCCGATCTGCGACAAGGGGGGCGAGTGCCAGTTGCAGGATCTGGCAGTCGGTTACGGCAGTTCGTCCTCGCGCTTCTCCGAAGAAAAGCGCGTCGTCTTCCAGAAGGATGTCGGACCGCTCATCTCGATGCAGGAAATGTCGCGCTGCATCCATTGCACGCGCTGTATCCGTTTCGGTGAGGAAATTGCCGGCGTCATGGAACTCGGCATGGCCAACCGCAACTTCCATTCGGAAGTGCAGACCTTCGTCGGTCGCAGCGTCGATTCGGAATTGTCGGGCAACGTGATCGACCTGTGCCCGGTCGGCGCGCTGACCTCGAAGCCGTTCCGCTACACCGCCCGTAACTGGGAACTGGCGCAACGCAAGTCGGTGAGCCCGCACGACAGCCTGGGCACCAATCTGAATGTGCAGGTCAAGAGCCATCGCGTCATGCGTGTCGTGCCGCGCGAGAACGAGGCGATCAACGAATGCTGGATTTCCGATCGCGACCGTTTCTCGTACGAGGGCCTGAATTCCGCCGAGCGACTGCAGAAGCCGATGGTGCGTGTCGATGGCGCGCTGCGTGAGGTCGAGTGGAACGTTGCGCTGGATTACGTCGCGCACGGTCTCAAGGACATCGTCAGGACGCACGGTGCGCCATCGGTCGCCGCATTGGCAGCACCGAATGCGACGCTTGAAGAACTCTTCCTGTTGCAGAAGCTGACGAACGGTATCGGTTCGGGCAACGTCGATTTCCGTCCGCGTCGCCGCGATTTTTCCGCCGATGCGCAACGCGCCGGCATTCCCTGGTTGGGCATGAAACTCGCCGAAATCGGATCGCTCGACGCCGCGCTGGTGGTCGGCAGTTTCCTGCGCAAGGATCATCCGCTCTTCGCCCAACGGTTGCGTCAGCTTGCCCGGCGTCGTGGCAAGGTCAGCCTGCTGTCGGTGACCAAGGACGATCCGCTGCTGCGCCTGTTCGCGCAGGTGACGGTGGCGCCGGCCCAGCTCGCCGCGGCGCTTGCCGGCGTCGTCAAGGCGGCCGCGCAGATCAAGTCTCAGCCGGTGCCGGCAGGTCTCGAATCAGTCGAGCCGACTGAGGCAGCGCGCAAGATCGCGCAAAGCTTCGTTGATGGCAAGAAATCCGCGATTTTCCTCGGCAATGTCGCCGAGCAACTCGACAATGCAGCGCAACTGCAGGCGCTGGCGACTGAACTCGGACGCCTGACCGGTGCCCGCGTCGGCTTCATCGGCGAAGCGGCCAACAGCGTCGGCGGTTATGTCGCGCAGGCGCTGCCGTCCGGCCTCAATGCCTACGAGATGTTCGCGCAGCCGCGCCGCGCCTATGTGCTCTTCGGCCTCGAGCCCGAATGCGATTGTCACCATCCGGCGCAGGCGATTGCGGCGCTCAGGCAGGCCGATCTCGTTGTCATGCTGACGCCGTTCAAGCATGTGGCGGCACTCGATTACGCAGATGTGCTGCTGCCGACGGCGCCCTTCACCGAAACGTCGGGGACGTTTATCAGCACCGAGGGCCGCGCCCAGAGTTTCAACGGCGTTTGCCGTCCCCTCGGCGAAACGCGGCCGGGCTGGAAGATTCTCCGCGTGCTCGGCAATCTGCTCGACCTTCCCGGCTTCGACTACGCGTCGAGCGAAGAGGTACGCGATGCGGTGCTGCCGGTCGGAACGAGCTTTGTGACCGGCCTCGATAACGCCCTGACGGGTGCGCTGGCTTTGGCGGTTGATGGCAGCTTCGACGGTTTGCAACGGATTGCCGAGGTGCCGATTTATTTCAGCGATGCGCTCGTGCGTCGCGCTACGGCGCTGCAGAAGACGCGCGATGCGGCGCTGCCTGCCGCGCGGATGAACGGCGCCACGGCGGCGACGCTGGGGCTTTCCGCCGGCGCGTCGGTCCGGGTTAGACAAGGGCAGGGCGATGCCGTCCTGGTGCTGGCCGTCGATGAAACGGTGCCGGCCGGTTGTGTGCGCGTGGCCGCCGGCCACGGTACAACGGCGGCGCTCGGCGATATGTTCGGAATGATCAACGTGGAGCGTGCATGA
- the secG gene encoding preprotein translocase subunit SecG, translated as MEYFFSLILVVHVLAAVGIVGLVLVQHGKGADMGAAFGSGASGSLFGSAGSANFLSRTTAALAVVFFITSLSLAFIASNKPKSTGSVMQDAVQSRPSSMPAGGAEQSNAPADAGSKTKEIPK; from the coding sequence ATGGAATACTTCTTTTCGTTGATTTTGGTCGTGCATGTCCTGGCGGCTGTCGGTATTGTCGGTTTGGTACTCGTTCAGCATGGCAAGGGTGCCGACATGGGTGCCGCTTTTGGTAGCGGCGCGTCGGGTAGCCTCTTTGGTTCAGCCGGTTCGGCGAACTTCCTGAGCCGTACGACGGCGGCATTGGCCGTGGTGTTTTTCATCACCAGCCTGTCCTTGGCATTTATTGCTTCGAATAAGCCAAAAAGTACTGGCAGTGTGATGCAGGATGCTGTACAATCGCGGCCTTCTTCGATGCCTGCAGGTGGCGCTGAGCAAAGCAATGCGCCCGCGGATGCCGGTTCGAAGACGAAGGAAATTCCCAAGTAG
- a CDS encoding NADH-quinone oxidoreductase subunit B translates to MGIEGILQEGFVTTTADKLINYMRTGSMWPMTFGLACCAIEMIHTGCSRYDLDRFGIVFRPSPRQSDVMIVAGTLTNKMAPALRKVYDQMAEPRWVISMGSCANGGGYYHYSYSVVRGCDRIVPVDIYVPGCPPTSEALIYGLLQLQGKINRTSTIARKP, encoded by the coding sequence ATGGGTATTGAAGGGATTCTGCAGGAAGGCTTCGTCACCACGACGGCTGACAAGCTGATCAATTACATGCGCACCGGATCGATGTGGCCGATGACCTTCGGTCTCGCCTGTTGCGCCATCGAGATGATCCATACCGGCTGCTCGCGCTACGACCTTGACCGCTTCGGCATCGTTTTCCGGCCAAGCCCGCGTCAGTCGGATGTCATGATCGTGGCCGGCACGCTGACCAACAAGATGGCGCCGGCGTTGCGCAAGGTGTATGACCAGATGGCCGAGCCGCGCTGGGTGATCTCGATGGGGTCCTGCGCCAATGGCGGCGGTTATTACCACTATTCGTATTCGGTCGTGCGCGGCTGTGATCGCATCGTGCCCGTGGATATCTACGTGCCGGGCTGTCCGCCGACCTCGGAAGCGCTGATCTACGGCCTGCTCCAGTTGCAAGGCAAGATCAACCGCACCAGCACCATCGCCCGCAAACCCTGA
- a CDS encoding NADH-quinone oxidoreductase subunit C codes for MSAKLETLRQNLTQHLGHRIAAMQIALDEITVDVDVVNYPEAMQLLRDIPELGFAQLMDLCGVDYSTYGDTPEGPAVGKRFAAVSHLLSVMHNWRVRVRCFAVDDDFPSIPSVVSIWNSVNWFEREAFDLYGIVFPGHPDLRRILTDYGFVGHPFRKDFPTTGYVEMRYDDAQKRVIYEPVSIEMREITPRIVRPANYGNVENA; via the coding sequence ATGTCCGCCAAGCTGGAAACGCTTCGCCAGAACCTGACGCAGCATCTCGGTCATCGGATCGCGGCAATGCAAATTGCATTGGACGAGATCACTGTCGATGTCGATGTGGTGAATTACCCGGAAGCCATGCAACTGCTGCGAGATATCCCCGAGTTGGGCTTCGCGCAGCTGATGGATCTGTGCGGTGTCGATTATTCGACCTACGGCGACACGCCTGAAGGCCCGGCCGTCGGCAAGCGCTTTGCCGCGGTCAGCCACCTGTTGTCGGTGATGCATAATTGGCGCGTTCGAGTGCGCTGTTTTGCCGTCGATGACGACTTCCCGTCGATCCCGTCGGTGGTGTCGATCTGGAATTCGGTGAACTGGTTCGAGCGCGAGGCTTTCGACCTGTATGGCATCGTCTTCCCCGGGCATCCGGACCTGCGCCGTATCCTGACCGACTACGGTTTTGTCGGTCATCCGTTCCGCAAGGATTTCCCGACGACGGGGTATGTCGAAATGCGTTACGACGACGCGCAGAAGCGCGTGATTTACGAGCCGGTGTCGATCGAGATGCGCGAAATCACGCCGCGCATCGTCCGCCCCGCGAATTACGGGAATGTCGAAAATGCCTGA
- a CDS encoding NADH-quinone oxidoreductase subunit D has protein sequence MPDIQNYTINFGPQHPAAHGVLRMVLELDGEVVQRADPHIGFLHRATEKLAENKTWIQNLPFMDRLDYMSMMCSEHAYCLAIEKMLGIEVPVRAQYIRVMFDEITRILNHLLWIGSHGLDVGAMTMMLYAMREREDLVDCYEAVSGTRWHAAYYRPGGVYRDLPDTMPQYKESKWKSAAKVKQLNEVRSGSLLDFLDDFITRFPKIVDDYETLLTDNRIWKQRLVNVGVLSPERALQLGCSGAMLRGSGIAWDVRKKQPYAVYDKLDFDIPVGVTGDCYDRYLVRVNEMRQSARIIRQCIDWLRVNPGPVICDNHKVAPPSRALMKSSMEELIHHFKLCSEGIHVPEGQVYSPIEHPKGEFGIYVISDGANKPYRLKIRSPGYVHLSAMDELVRGHMIADVVTMVGTIDIVFGEIDR, from the coding sequence ATGCCTGATATCCAGAATTACACGATCAACTTCGGACCGCAGCACCCGGCCGCGCACGGCGTATTGCGGATGGTGCTTGAGCTCGACGGCGAAGTCGTCCAGCGCGCCGATCCGCATATCGGTTTCCTGCATCGCGCGACCGAAAAACTCGCCGAGAACAAGACCTGGATCCAGAACCTGCCGTTCATGGACCGTCTCGACTACATGTCGATGATGTGCAGCGAGCACGCCTACTGCCTGGCAATCGAGAAGATGCTGGGTATCGAGGTGCCGGTTCGCGCCCAGTACATCCGCGTCATGTTCGACGAGATCACCCGCATCCTCAACCACCTGCTCTGGATCGGTTCGCACGGTCTCGACGTCGGCGCGATGACGATGATGCTTTATGCCATGCGCGAGCGCGAGGATCTGGTCGACTGCTACGAAGCGGTGTCCGGCACGCGTTGGCATGCGGCGTACTATCGGCCGGGTGGTGTCTATCGCGACCTGCCGGACACGATGCCGCAGTACAAGGAATCGAAGTGGAAGAGCGCGGCCAAGGTCAAGCAGCTCAACGAGGTTCGCAGCGGTTCGCTACTCGATTTTCTTGACGATTTCATCACGCGCTTCCCGAAGATCGTCGACGACTACGAGACGTTGCTGACCGACAACCGCATCTGGAAGCAGCGGCTTGTCAATGTCGGCGTCCTGTCGCCCGAGCGTGCGTTGCAACTCGGGTGTTCCGGCGCCATGCTGCGCGGTTCGGGTATCGCCTGGGACGTGCGCAAGAAGCAGCCCTACGCGGTCTATGACAAGCTCGATTTCGACATTCCGGTCGGCGTGACCGGCGATTGCTACGACCGCTATCTGGTGCGCGTCAATGAAATGCGGCAGTCGGCGCGGATCATCCGGCAGTGCATCGACTGGCTGCGTGTCAATCCGGGACCGGTGATCTGTGACAACCACAAGGTCGCGCCGCCGTCGCGGGCCTTGATGAAGAGCAGCATGGAAGAGCTGATCCATCACTTCAAGCTCTGTTCCGAAGGGATCCACGTGCCGGAAGGGCAGGTCTATTCGCCCATCGAGCACCCCAAGGGCGAGTTCGGCATCTATGTAATTTCGGACGGCGCCAACAAGCCGTATCGTTTGAAGATCCGTTCGCCGGGCTACGTGCACCTGTCGGCGATGGATGAACTGGTGCGTGGGCACATGATTGCCGACGTGGTCACCATGGTTGGTACGATTGACATCGTTTTTGGCGAGATTGACCGCTGA
- the nuoH gene encoding NADH-quinone oxidoreductase subunit NuoH: MQLGAGYFGPAVWQNLLTAVWAVIKVMLVIAPLLLVVAYTTYAERKVIGAIQVRIGPNRVGPLGLIQPLADGLKVMLKEVVIPAKADRAVFLLAPVFAFAPALVAWAVIPFNEFLVVANVNAGLLFVMAVTSISVYGIILAGWASNSKYAFLGSMRSAAQMISYEVAMGLSLVVVMMISSSLNLIDIVKSQDQGLFADMGLKFLSWNWLPLWPMFVVYLVSIFAECNRAPFDLAEGESEIVGYHVEYSGMAFAVFQLAEYSAMVLGATLVSLLFLGGWLSPVAFLPDSILWLFGKIFALLVVFFWARSTFPRYRYDQVMRLGWKVFIPVCLTWLTVVGVWMMSPWNIWK; this comes from the coding sequence ATGCAACTGGGCGCCGGCTATTTCGGACCGGCCGTCTGGCAGAATCTGCTGACCGCCGTCTGGGCGGTGATCAAGGTGATGCTGGTGATCGCGCCGCTGCTGCTCGTCGTCGCTTACACGACGTATGCCGAGCGCAAGGTGATCGGCGCTATCCAGGTGCGTATCGGTCCGAACCGCGTCGGTCCGCTCGGTCTGATCCAGCCGCTGGCCGACGGTCTCAAAGTGATGCTCAAGGAAGTCGTCATCCCGGCCAAGGCCGACCGTGCCGTCTTCCTGCTCGCACCGGTCTTTGCTTTCGCGCCGGCGCTGGTGGCCTGGGCAGTCATCCCGTTCAACGAGTTCCTCGTCGTCGCCAACGTCAATGCCGGTCTGCTCTTTGTCATGGCGGTCACTTCGATCAGCGTGTACGGCATCATCCTCGCCGGTTGGGCGTCGAACTCGAAATATGCCTTCCTCGGCAGCATGCGCTCGGCGGCGCAGATGATTTCCTACGAAGTCGCGATGGGCCTGTCGCTGGTCGTCGTCATGATGATCTCGAGCAGCCTCAACCTGATCGACATCGTCAAGAGTCAGGATCAGGGGCTGTTCGCCGACATGGGACTCAAGTTCCTGTCGTGGAACTGGCTGCCGCTGTGGCCAATGTTCGTGGTGTATCTGGTGTCGATCTTCGCCGAGTGCAACCGGGCGCCGTTCGACCTGGCCGAAGGCGAGTCGGAGATCGTCGGTTATCACGTCGAGTATTCCGGCATGGCCTTCGCCGTGTTTCAGCTGGCCGAATATTCGGCGATGGTCCTCGGCGCGACGCTGGTGTCGCTGCTCTTCCTCGGCGGCTGGCTGTCGCCGGTCGCTTTCCTGCCCGACAGCATTCTCTGGCTGTTCGGCAAGATCTTTGCATTGCTGGTCGTCTTCTTCTGGGCCCGTTCAACCTTCCCGCGCTACCGCTATGACCAAGTCATGCGCCTCGGCTGGAAGGTTTTTATCCCCGTCTGCCTGACCTGGCTGACGGTGGTGGGTGTCTGGATGATGTCGCCGTGGAACATCTGGAAGTGA